Proteins from a genomic interval of Cyanobium sp. AMD-g:
- a CDS encoding DUF3488 and transglutaminase-like domain-containing protein yields the protein MSRAAAPLQWLTMGLLALGLLGLSPALSLSLLAFGLAVLTALKLREARSLEERRVVALLQLVCAGLLAALRPELAPSLLQGLAILMALAGLLALELGAGPDWKALMRRSLQVLLAALPIALVLFLLLPRLMPFSNFGAGQGMGAMTGLSDSMEPGSIARLAVSRQAAARVAFPLGGGPPPLEQRYWRVLVHDRFDGRRWRSSAPPFPRPAAGQPAPPAPPPAVPGEGLQLWLVEPSGLAAVPWSGAGRPLSADLTLQRSGELLNRAPGSQRRVYALTRTTDQADWRTEPPGPIDLVLPRGDNPQLEALAAPWGRLGSDRERLNAAGSWFRSQPFRYTLEPGALPSQAPLDHFLFASRLGFCGHYASAFTTLMRAAGVPARVVSGYRGGQWVQPVGGNGYVDLRQADAHAWSEVWLQGEGWQRIDPTAWAEGDPMARAVTSGDTSAGAAPWDWLQQQWWSLDIAWARWWLGYDSEQQQALVRRLLGDRPHLLGLVVLLAVAVSLAASLGGLGWLGRRRRGDPLRLELEHTLRAFARHGMAPQAGETLPVFAQRLTRRWPVLSAPLNAYVGHYQQQRFASTPSRTGWRETQRLGRTLRRSLRAGNLPEEAVQRGDR from the coding sequence ATGAGCCGCGCCGCCGCCCCCCTGCAGTGGCTGACCATGGGGTTGCTCGCCTTGGGTCTGCTGGGCCTCTCGCCGGCCCTGTCCCTGAGCCTGCTGGCCTTCGGCCTGGCGGTGCTGACGGCCCTGAAGCTGCGCGAAGCCCGCAGCCTTGAGGAGCGGCGGGTGGTGGCGCTGCTGCAGCTGGTCTGCGCCGGTCTGCTGGCGGCCCTGCGCCCCGAACTGGCACCAAGCCTGCTGCAGGGCCTGGCCATCCTGATGGCCCTGGCCGGGCTGCTGGCCCTGGAACTGGGGGCGGGGCCCGACTGGAAAGCCCTGATGCGCCGCAGCCTGCAGGTGCTGCTGGCGGCGCTGCCGATCGCCCTGGTGCTGTTCCTGCTGCTGCCGAGGCTGATGCCCTTCAGCAACTTCGGGGCGGGCCAGGGCATGGGGGCGATGACCGGCCTGAGCGACAGCATGGAGCCGGGCTCCATCGCCAGGCTCGCCGTCAGCCGCCAGGCCGCCGCCCGCGTCGCCTTCCCCCTCGGTGGCGGGCCACCCCCCCTGGAGCAGCGTTACTGGCGGGTTTTGGTGCATGACCGCTTTGATGGCCGCCGCTGGCGCAGCAGCGCCCCGCCGTTCCCCAGGCCTGCGGCCGGCCAGCCCGCCCCGCCGGCGCCGCCGCCCGCTGTCCCGGGGGAAGGCCTTCAGCTGTGGCTGGTTGAACCCAGCGGCCTGGCCGCGGTCCCCTGGAGCGGCGCCGGACGGCCGCTCTCGGCCGACCTGACCCTGCAACGCAGCGGCGAACTGCTGAACCGGGCACCGGGCAGCCAGCGGCGCGTCTACGCCCTCACCCGGACGACGGATCAGGCTGACTGGCGCACCGAACCACCCGGGCCCATCGATCTGGTCCTGCCCCGGGGCGACAACCCCCAGCTGGAAGCACTGGCCGCCCCATGGGGACGCCTGGGCAGCGACCGGGAACGGCTGAACGCCGCCGGGAGCTGGTTCCGCAGCCAGCCGTTCCGTTACACGCTCGAGCCCGGGGCCCTGCCCAGCCAGGCGCCCCTCGACCACTTCCTGTTCGCGTCCAGGCTCGGCTTCTGCGGCCACTACGCCAGCGCCTTCACCACCCTGATGCGAGCGGCCGGGGTGCCGGCCCGGGTGGTGAGCGGCTACCGGGGTGGCCAGTGGGTCCAACCGGTGGGGGGCAACGGCTACGTGGACCTGCGCCAGGCGGATGCCCATGCCTGGAGCGAAGTGTGGCTGCAAGGGGAAGGCTGGCAGCGGATCGATCCCACCGCCTGGGCCGAAGGGGACCCCATGGCGCGCGCCGTCACCAGCGGCGACACATCCGCCGGCGCCGCCCCCTGGGACTGGCTGCAGCAGCAATGGTGGAGCCTCGACATCGCCTGGGCCCGTTGGTGGCTGGGCTACGACAGCGAGCAGCAGCAGGCCCTGGTGCGTCGGCTGCTGGGTGACCGGCCCCACCTGCTCGGGCTGGTGGTGTTGCTGGCGGTGGCCGTCAGCCTGGCCGCCAGCCTGGGGGGGCTGGGCTGGCTGGGCCGCCGCCGCCGGGGTGATCCTCTGCGCCTGGAGCTGGAGCACACCCTGCGGGCCTTCGCCAGGCACGGCATGGCGCCCCAGGCGGGGGAAACCCTTCCCGTCTTCGCCCAGCGGCTGACGCGGCGATGGCCGGTCCTGAGCGCTCCCCTCAACGCCTACGTCGGGCATTACCAGCAGCAGCGCTTCGCCAGCACCCCCAGCCGGACGGGATGGCGCGAGACCCAACGGCTGGGACGGACCCTGCGCCGTTCCCTGCGAGCCGGCAACCTGCCTGAGGAAGCGGTACAACGGGGAGACCGCTGA
- a CDS encoding MoxR family ATPase codes for MPPSPLHPVISAIGAVLLGKEHEVRLALACLLARGHLLIEDLPGMGKTTLAEALARSFGLGFKRVSFTSDLLPADLTGLNVFDPGAASFHFQPGPLFSQVLLADEINRASPRTQSALLEAMAAGRVSVDGTSHPLPRPFLVIATQNGLDQGGTSALPESQLDRFLMRLSLGYPPRQAERALLQGEGLRPDGLSSAFGPEDLLELQARCERQHCSAALLDYVLDLLDRSRHQPAQGHPLSPRAGLALVAAARAWSLLEGRDHVIPDDVQAVLAAVCEHRMDGGQRGGSDGDLSQRLQEGVDGLR; via the coding sequence GTGCCCCCTTCCCCCCTTCACCCGGTGATCAGCGCGATCGGTGCGGTGTTGCTGGGCAAGGAACACGAGGTGCGCCTGGCCCTGGCCTGCCTGCTGGCCCGCGGCCACCTGTTGATCGAAGACCTGCCTGGCATGGGCAAGACCACCCTGGCCGAGGCCCTGGCCCGCAGCTTCGGCCTCGGCTTCAAGCGGGTGAGCTTCACCAGCGACCTGCTGCCCGCCGATCTGACCGGCCTCAACGTGTTCGACCCTGGCGCCGCCAGCTTTCACTTTCAGCCGGGTCCCCTGTTCAGCCAGGTGCTGCTGGCCGACGAGATCAACCGGGCCAGCCCGCGCACCCAGAGCGCCCTGCTGGAGGCGATGGCCGCCGGCAGGGTGAGCGTGGACGGCACCAGCCATCCCCTGCCCCGGCCCTTTCTGGTGATCGCCACCCAGAACGGCCTCGACCAGGGGGGCACCTCGGCCCTGCCGGAATCCCAGCTGGACCGTTTCCTGATGCGCCTCAGCCTGGGTTATCCCCCCCGCCAGGCGGAACGGGCCCTGCTGCAGGGCGAGGGCCTGCGGCCCGATGGCCTCAGCAGCGCCTTCGGGCCCGAGGATCTGCTGGAGCTGCAGGCCCGTTGCGAGCGGCAGCACTGCAGTGCCGCCCTGCTCGACTACGTGCTCGACCTGCTGGACCGCAGCCGTCACCAGCCCGCCCAGGGCCATCCACTCTCCCCCCGGGCCGGTCTGGCCCTGGTGGCCGCCGCCCGCGCCTGGTCGCTGCTGGAGGGCCGCGACCATGTGATTCCAGACGACGTCCAGGCCGTGCTGGCCGCCGTCTGTGAGCACCGCATGGACGGCGGCCAGCGCGGTGGCAGCGACGGGGACCTGAGCCAGCGGCTCCAGGAAGGTGTCGATGGACTTCGGTAG
- a CDS encoding histidinol-phosphate transaminase, producing the protein MTGLPDPPQPHGGNLQAAARRLGCRPDQLLDASASLVPFGPPPRLRRLLHRALDTDLRDYPDRDYGALAGAIAAWHGLDPAMVLPGNGAAELFTWAARDAAACGPSLLPAPGFGDYRRALDCWGGVWRTLPLPLDWRGAGPSDWPLAEATTAMAVATDRPSVLWLTNPHNPTGQVWSRASLQPLLERFALVIVDEAFLPLVPAGEDQSLVPLLPAHPNLVVIRSLTKLFSIAGLRLGYALGGAERLARWAAWRDPWPVNGLAAAAGQFLMADQAGLRRWQRRVQRWVAREGPWLTGRLAAMPGLEPLPSAANYLLVRSTPGADSLQPLRLALERQHRILVRDCRSFDGLGESWLRIAVQSRAGNRRLLGALRRLNRAP; encoded by the coding sequence GTGACGGGGCTTCCTGATCCGCCGCAACCCCATGGCGGCAACCTCCAGGCGGCCGCAAGACGCCTCGGCTGTCGTCCGGATCAGCTGCTGGACGCCAGCGCCTCCCTGGTGCCCTTCGGCCCGCCACCGCGGCTGCGGCGCCTGCTGCACCGCGCCCTCGACACCGACCTGCGCGACTATCCAGACCGGGACTACGGGGCCCTGGCCGGTGCCATCGCCGCCTGGCACGGGCTCGATCCGGCCATGGTGCTGCCCGGCAACGGGGCCGCCGAACTGTTCACCTGGGCGGCGCGGGACGCCGCCGCCTGCGGCCCCAGCCTGCTGCCGGCGCCGGGGTTCGGCGACTACCGCCGGGCCCTGGACTGCTGGGGCGGTGTGTGGCGGACCCTGCCGCTGCCCCTGGACTGGCGCGGAGCCGGTCCCAGCGACTGGCCCCTGGCCGAGGCCACCACCGCCATGGCCGTTGCGACAGACCGCCCGTCCGTGCTGTGGCTCACCAATCCCCACAACCCCACCGGCCAGGTCTGGAGCCGGGCCTCGCTGCAGCCCCTGCTGGAGCGGTTCGCCCTGGTGATCGTCGATGAGGCGTTTCTGCCGCTGGTGCCCGCCGGCGAGGACCAGTCGCTGGTGCCGTTGCTGCCGGCCCACCCCAATCTGGTGGTGATCCGCAGCCTCACCAAGCTGTTCTCGATCGCCGGCCTGCGGCTCGGCTACGCCCTGGGCGGCGCCGAGCGGCTGGCCCGCTGGGCCGCCTGGCGCGACCCCTGGCCCGTCAACGGCCTGGCGGCGGCGGCGGGCCAGTTCCTGATGGCCGATCAGGCCGGCCTGCGGCGCTGGCAGCGGCGGGTGCAGCGCTGGGTGGCCCGCGAGGGTCCCTGGCTGACGGGACGGCTGGCGGCGATGCCCGGACTGGAGCCCCTGCCCTCGGCCGCCAATTACCTGCTGGTGCGGAGCACCCCTGGGGCCGACTCGCTCCAGCCGCTGCGGCTGGCGCTGGAACGCCAGCACCGGATCCTGGTGCGCGACTGCCGCTCCTTCGATGGCCTGGGCGAAAGCTGGCTGCGGATCGCCGTGCAGAGCAGGGCCGGCAACCGCCGTCTCCTGGGGGCCCTGCGGCGCCTCAACCGTGCCCCCTGA
- a CDS encoding glycosyltransferase produces the protein MPTLLIAASGTGGHLFPALAVAEALSADWQVHWVGVPNRLETDLVPSRYPLHMVRAGGLQGRGLRKLWNLLQLLLAVLPMRRLIRREGVSVVFSSGGYIAAPAILAARWCGVPVVLHESNAIPGRVTRLLGPLCTRVAVGLPQAAERLPRCRPLVCGTPVRRDFLRPTPLPEWVPGGDGPLLLVMGGSQGALGLNRMVRPLLPQLSASGCRIVHLTGSQDPEAGTLRLDGVAERAFSDELPGLLQHCDLAISRAGAGSLSELAVCGTPAILVPFPAAADRHQDANAAAAASLGAAVIVWQHEPGEPALERTVWRLLGPRLRGSATGADPLEPMRDGMAALAVRDADRRLVQVLEQVRGHG, from the coding sequence ATGCCGACCCTGCTGATCGCCGCCAGCGGCACGGGTGGCCACCTGTTCCCCGCCCTCGCGGTGGCCGAAGCCCTGTCTGCCGACTGGCAGGTGCACTGGGTGGGGGTACCGAACCGGCTGGAGACCGACCTGGTCCCCAGCCGCTACCCGCTCCACATGGTGCGGGCCGGCGGACTGCAGGGCCGGGGGCTGCGAAAGCTCTGGAACCTGCTGCAGCTGCTGCTGGCGGTGCTGCCGATGCGGCGCCTGATCCGGCGGGAGGGGGTGAGCGTGGTGTTCAGCAGCGGGGGGTACATCGCCGCACCGGCGATCCTGGCCGCCCGCTGGTGCGGGGTTCCGGTGGTGCTGCACGAGAGCAACGCCATCCCCGGGCGGGTGACCCGGTTGCTGGGCCCCCTGTGCACACGGGTGGCCGTGGGGCTTCCCCAGGCGGCCGAGCGGCTGCCCCGCTGCCGTCCTCTGGTGTGCGGCACCCCGGTACGACGGGACTTCCTTCGTCCCACTCCCCTGCCCGAGTGGGTGCCAGGGGGCGACGGGCCCCTGCTGCTGGTGATGGGGGGCAGCCAGGGGGCCCTGGGCCTCAACCGCATGGTGCGGCCCCTGCTGCCGCAGCTGTCGGCCAGCGGCTGTCGCATCGTTCACCTCACCGGCAGCCAGGACCCCGAAGCCGGAACGCTGCGCCTCGACGGGGTGGCGGAGCGGGCCTTCAGCGATGAGCTGCCGGGGCTGCTGCAGCATTGCGACCTGGCCATCAGCCGGGCCGGCGCCGGCAGCCTCAGCGAACTGGCCGTCTGCGGCACCCCGGCGATCCTGGTGCCCTTCCCGGCGGCCGCCGACCGCCATCAGGACGCCAATGCCGCCGCCGCCGCCAGCCTGGGCGCCGCGGTGATCGTCTGGCAACACGAGCCCGGCGAGCCTGCCCTGGAGCGGACCGTGTGGCGGCTGCTGGGACCGCGCCTGCGCGGCTCCGCCACAGGAGCCGATCCTCTGGAGCCGATGCGGGACGGCATGGCGGCCCTGGCGGTGCGGGACGCCGACCGGCGGCTGGTGCAGGTGCTGGAGCAGGTCAGGGGGCACGGTTGA
- a CDS encoding response regulator, translated as MGRPHRIWVVDDDPDLRHLLSTYLGDQGYEVRCMGDGAQLMARLEGQRPDLLVLDLMLPGDDGLTLLRRLRDGDDDLPVLMLTARADAVDRIIGLEQGADDYLAKPFLPRELTARIEAVLRRRGTLPGGLPQPDGARIGFGDLEVDLAARTLERQGEALTITGGEFALLAAFVQHPHRPLSRERLIELARGPGSDTDSRSMDVQVSRLRRLIEPEPARPRYVQTVWGYGYVFVPDGKPRQS; from the coding sequence ATGGGCCGACCGCATCGGATCTGGGTGGTGGACGACGATCCGGACCTGCGCCATCTCCTTTCCACCTACCTGGGGGACCAGGGCTACGAGGTCCGCTGCATGGGCGATGGCGCCCAGCTGATGGCCCGGCTGGAGGGGCAGCGCCCCGATCTGCTGGTGCTCGACCTGATGCTTCCCGGCGATGACGGCCTCACCCTGCTGCGGCGCCTGCGGGACGGGGACGATGACCTGCCGGTGCTGATGCTCACGGCCCGTGCCGATGCGGTGGATCGGATCATCGGCCTGGAGCAGGGGGCCGACGACTACCTGGCCAAACCCTTTCTGCCAAGGGAGCTGACCGCCCGGATCGAGGCGGTGCTGCGCCGCCGCGGCACCCTTCCCGGCGGATTGCCCCAGCCTGACGGGGCCCGGATCGGCTTCGGCGACCTGGAGGTGGATCTGGCGGCCCGCACCCTGGAGCGCCAGGGGGAAGCCCTGACGATCACCGGCGGCGAGTTCGCCCTGCTGGCGGCCTTCGTGCAGCACCCCCACCGGCCCCTCTCCCGGGAGCGGCTGATCGAACTGGCCCGGGGTCCCGGCAGCGACACCGACAGCCGCAGCATGGACGTGCAGGTGTCGCGGCTGCGGCGGTTGATCGAACCGGAGCCGGCCCGGCCCCGCTATGTGCAGACGGTCTGGGGCTATGGCTATGTGTTCGTTCCCGATGGCAAGCCCCGCCAGTCCTGA
- a CDS encoding ATP-binding protein: MASPASPEPFWRPSLGRTLAYLLAGTGAAALSLLLLHLLVGRRLAQQQLIQTGSEVASNLVLGEVALERFSPEVLGQISGMQLVVGRRPEPAATAAWVGRGDRRLRWQTERLQAQLCRRLGRCPAVQPAFAPRRGVWVEMASPLERVWLFVSLPSPRGWPPDPLLLSLSIGLGALGALLLFLMLEIQRPLTRLQDALADVGLEALPEALPDQGAPAVRQLMARFNAMLLRLEDSGRERTMMLAGIAHDLRSPLTRLRLRLALAAEGPMAPQELERAQADIRSIERITRQFMIFAGAEAGESPVLVPLDALVAESAASVGEVPLELDLEPLVRRVRPIALARAVGNLLDNALTYGRPPLRLVLRPLVSGDGVVHPHGEAGPVESGFEIQVWDCGEGIGPDQWHKAMTPFQRLDQARGGEGHCGLGLAIAAKVARDHGGDLRRLEAPAAAQPPQGRFGVALRAWPLPGA, encoded by the coding sequence ATGGCAAGCCCCGCCAGTCCTGAACCCTTCTGGCGGCCGTCCCTGGGGCGCACGCTGGCGTACCTGCTGGCTGGCACCGGTGCGGCCGCCCTCAGCCTGCTGCTGCTGCACCTGCTCGTGGGTCGGCGCCTGGCCCAGCAGCAGCTGATCCAGACGGGCTCTGAGGTGGCTTCGAACCTGGTGCTGGGGGAGGTGGCCCTGGAACGCTTCAGCCCGGAGGTGCTTGGCCAGATCAGCGGCATGCAACTGGTGGTGGGCCGCCGGCCGGAGCCTGCGGCCACGGCGGCCTGGGTGGGCCGGGGGGACCGGCGGCTGCGCTGGCAGACCGAGCGGCTGCAGGCGCAGCTGTGCCGCCGGCTGGGCCGTTGTCCGGCGGTGCAGCCGGCCTTCGCGCCGCGGCGGGGGGTATGGGTGGAGATGGCTTCCCCCTTGGAGCGGGTGTGGCTGTTTGTCTCGTTGCCTTCACCGCGCGGCTGGCCGCCCGATCCCTTGCTGCTGTCCCTGTCCATCGGCCTGGGGGCGCTCGGGGCCCTGCTGCTGTTCCTGATGCTGGAGATCCAGCGGCCCCTGACCCGGCTGCAGGACGCCCTGGCCGATGTGGGCCTCGAAGCCCTGCCCGAGGCCCTGCCGGACCAGGGCGCCCCGGCGGTGCGGCAGCTGATGGCCCGTTTCAACGCCATGCTGCTGCGGCTGGAGGACTCCGGCCGGGAGCGCACCATGATGCTGGCCGGCATCGCCCACGACCTGCGCAGCCCCCTCACGCGGCTGCGGCTGCGCCTGGCCCTCGCCGCCGAGGGCCCGATGGCGCCCCAGGAGCTGGAGCGGGCCCAGGCCGACATCCGCTCGATCGAGCGGATCACCCGCCAGTTCATGATCTTCGCGGGAGCCGAGGCGGGGGAGAGTCCCGTGCTCGTGCCGCTCGATGCCCTGGTGGCGGAGTCGGCGGCGTCGGTGGGCGAGGTGCCCCTGGAGCTGGATCTGGAGCCGCTGGTGCGGCGGGTGCGGCCGATCGCGCTGGCGCGGGCGGTGGGCAACCTGCTCGACAACGCCCTCACCTATGGCCGGCCGCCCCTGCGCCTGGTGCTGCGGCCCCTGGTATCCGGGGACGGGGTGGTGCACCCCCACGGTGAGGCCGGACCCGTGGAGAGCGGTTTCGAGATCCAGGTCTGGGACTGTGGCGAGGGCATCGGCCCCGACCAGTGGCACAAGGCCATGACGCCATTTCAGCGGCTCGATCAGGCGCGCGGCGGCGAGGGGCACTGCGGCCTGGGCCTGGCCATTGCCGCCAAAGTCGCCCGCGACCATGGCGGTGACCTGCGCCGGCTCGAGGCCCCTGCCGCCGCCCAGCCGCCGCAGGGACGCTTCGGCGTGGCCCTGAGGGCCTGGCCCCTGCCGGGGGCGTGA